In the genome of Emcibacter nanhaiensis, one region contains:
- a CDS encoding EAL domain-containing protein, whose product MEHIPSDRSLEENGWEKFPYKGAQGAYKNATQGFDPLLKLAIEASPNAIGILDYRDELKVVEANVAFAQMLQRDYEDVLGIHPWDWDAEAGRDQILEAAYTNGFHEGGVRRIETVWRRQDGTLVQVQVDAVPFSLHGKAYVYVDCRERSQVDGVESYSSIDNELRVGGFESARDGIAVVSLEKLKIVKVNAALTKMLGQEPSKLVGAWLSDWDTQYIQAVFANSPNHNGKLTISPVYQTQLKRADGGHVDAEVSASCFTLDGQLFLNIVYRDIGWRTKLERRLEEANRRFHTYIQATKRFISVYTLEGKLLTVNSIVPDFATTALWAKSNTLLWEEDCWIDTGDRKRVRRKFMEAAAGGSVRFEVNQRDAQGDVQQREIHFEPIENENGIVILVLARNNDISDLKETQSALREASDLASITISSMTEGLIRTDAEGVVRLCNGAAARIIGADANDIIGKKAGSVYSIFDRTTGRQMADPVDEALKGRPSIDFNKFINLTGIEGNSRIITLSCVCLPSSETGPAGAVLVLRDAAELVALTEHLNWLATHDEQTSLLNHRGFTEHLEVARRTITDQNPACLLFLDLDKFKVINDSCGREAGDRMLENIVWVILTSIREDDIVGRVGSDEFAILLRGLSLDKARAVAERLLEAIEGYRFLHDTRFYSVSASGGMTVLDRPEVQSEVLMSEALAACEVAQQEGRGRLHVFRYDDSSIVEARQAVDWFNYIQEGLSEHRFELFLQKVVSPERKILGYEALIRIQDENGNVIPPGVFMPAARRYNMMTKINEEVIAQATKLVNDDLFPKDGRYLAINIGAASLSDRTFRGWVLERLSGDPKTVQRLMIEITETDEVHWSPAEIDFVLQLRLLGVPVYLDDFGTGYNSFDLLKTLTVDGIKIERTLVADILSSPVDQAIVSAACSIAESLDINLVVEGVETEEVFEELKQLGVPRFQGYLFHKPTEAKIVLEEDSHVDGDSS is encoded by the coding sequence ATGGAGCATATCCCAAGTGATCGAAGTTTGGAGGAAAACGGTTGGGAGAAGTTTCCTTATAAGGGGGCTCAAGGAGCCTATAAGAACGCTACGCAAGGCTTTGACCCGTTGCTAAAACTTGCTATTGAAGCATCTCCCAACGCTATCGGTATTCTCGACTATCGCGACGAGTTGAAAGTCGTGGAAGCCAATGTCGCCTTTGCGCAAATGCTGCAGCGAGACTATGAAGACGTTCTGGGAATCCACCCCTGGGATTGGGATGCGGAGGCGGGCAGAGATCAAATTCTTGAAGCCGCCTACACGAATGGATTCCATGAGGGGGGGGTTCGCCGAATAGAAACCGTCTGGCGCCGGCAGGATGGCACTTTGGTACAAGTTCAGGTGGATGCTGTGCCCTTTTCACTCCATGGCAAGGCGTATGTCTATGTCGATTGTAGAGAAAGAAGCCAGGTTGACGGAGTGGAGAGTTATTCCAGTATTGATAACGAATTGCGAGTAGGGGGTTTTGAGAGTGCCCGCGACGGTATAGCTGTGGTGTCGCTGGAAAAACTGAAAATTGTAAAAGTGAACGCGGCTCTCACAAAAATGCTTGGGCAGGAGCCTTCAAAACTTGTCGGGGCGTGGTTGTCTGATTGGGATACACAGTATATTCAGGCTGTTTTTGCAAATAGCCCCAATCATAATGGAAAGTTGACAATTTCCCCGGTTTATCAGACACAGCTCAAGCGAGCAGACGGGGGGCATGTGGATGCAGAGGTATCTGCTTCCTGCTTTACGTTGGACGGGCAACTTTTTCTTAACATTGTCTACAGAGATATTGGGTGGCGCACAAAACTTGAACGTAGACTGGAAGAGGCTAACAGACGGTTCCACACTTATATTCAGGCAACAAAGCGCTTTATCAGTGTCTATACACTGGAGGGGAAGCTTCTTACTGTCAATTCTATCGTGCCGGATTTTGCCACGACGGCTTTGTGGGCAAAAAGCAATACGCTGTTATGGGAGGAGGATTGCTGGATTGATACAGGTGACCGTAAACGTGTGAGACGGAAGTTCATGGAGGCGGCCGCGGGGGGAAGCGTTCGGTTCGAAGTTAATCAACGTGATGCGCAAGGTGACGTTCAACAGCGAGAAATCCATTTTGAGCCTATTGAAAATGAAAACGGTATAGTCATTCTGGTCTTGGCCAGGAACAATGATATTTCGGATCTCAAAGAAACCCAATCCGCGTTGCGGGAGGCGAGCGATCTTGCCAGTATCACAATATCTTCGATGACGGAGGGGCTGATACGAACTGATGCTGAGGGAGTCGTCAGATTGTGCAATGGTGCGGCCGCCCGTATCATCGGCGCCGATGCCAATGATATTATCGGCAAAAAAGCTGGCTCTGTATATTCGATATTTGACCGCACAACGGGTCGACAAATGGCTGATCCTGTCGATGAGGCATTGAAAGGCAGGCCTTCAATTGATTTTAACAAGTTTATCAATCTAACAGGAATTGAAGGTAACTCCCGTATCATAACCCTGTCATGTGTGTGTCTACCGAGCAGTGAAACTGGACCTGCTGGGGCGGTTCTCGTGTTACGCGATGCTGCAGAACTTGTCGCCTTGACGGAACATCTGAACTGGTTGGCGACCCACGATGAGCAAACATCATTGCTAAATCATCGCGGTTTCACTGAACATCTTGAAGTCGCCCGACGGACGATTACAGACCAGAACCCCGCGTGTCTCCTTTTTCTAGATCTTGATAAATTCAAGGTGATCAACGACAGTTGTGGCCGTGAGGCAGGGGACAGGATGCTTGAGAACATCGTTTGGGTAATCCTGACGTCTATCAGGGAAGATGATATCGTTGGGCGTGTCGGGAGTGATGAATTTGCGATTCTCTTGCGCGGTCTGTCACTTGATAAAGCAAGAGCCGTTGCCGAAAGACTACTTGAGGCTATTGAGGGGTATCGGTTCCTTCATGATACGCGGTTTTATTCGGTTAGCGCGAGTGGCGGAATGACTGTTTTGGACCGGCCAGAAGTTCAGTCGGAAGTGCTTATGTCGGAAGCCCTTGCCGCTTGCGAAGTCGCACAGCAGGAGGGGCGAGGGCGCTTACATGTTTTTCGTTACGATGACTCATCAATTGTTGAAGCGCGACAGGCGGTTGACTGGTTTAACTATATTCAAGAGGGGCTGTCGGAGCATCGCTTTGAACTTTTTCTCCAGAAAGTGGTCTCCCCGGAGAGAAAAATATTGGGGTATGAGGCGCTGATACGCATACAGGATGAGAATGGTAATGTAATTCCACCTGGAGTTTTTATGCCTGCGGCGAGGCGTTATAATATGATGACCAAAATCAACGAAGAAGTCATTGCTCAGGCTACCAAATTAGTCAATGATGACCTCTTCCCTAAAGATGGTCGGTACTTGGCAATAAATATCGGGGCGGCTTCGTTAAGTGATCGGACCTTTCGGGGGTGGGTTCTGGAGCGCCTTTCCGGAGATCCAAAAACAGTTCAACGACTTATGATCGAGATCACGGAAACGGATGAAGTGCATTGGTCTCCTGCGGAAATCGATTTCGTGTTACAATTACGCTTACTTGGCGTTCCTGTCTATCTGGATGACTTTGGAACGGGGTATAACTCTTTTGACCTGCTGAAAACGTTAACTGTTGACGGCATTAAGATTGAGCGCACCCTAGTTGCAGATATTCTCTCAAGCCCTGTGGATCAAGCCATTGTTTCTGCAGCATGTTCTATTGCAGAGAGTCTTGACATAAATCTGGTTGTGGAAGGTGTAGAAACCGAGGAAGTTTTCGAGGAACTGAAGCAACTTGGTGTTCCCCGCTTTCAGGGGTACTTGTTCCACAAGCCTACGGAAGCAAAAATAGTATTGGAAGAAGACAGTCACGTTGACGGCGACAGTTCGTGA
- a CDS encoding ShlB/FhaC/HecB family hemolysin secretion/activation protein has translation MLPLPALAQTPPDAGSLLRQQEQLQQKAVPQKIPEAESKEPGKSGRVEDAGVKVQIKSIRFTGAVDLMPEAELDAVVAETVGQALGFSDLEALADKVTKCLRDAGWLLARAYLPRQDVSGGVIEVAILQGHLAGSQGEGGGWQINLSEKSRINKGTLTAIVEKNAPSGTSPKEKQLERALFLINDLPGISARSRLAPGKEKGATQITVDVEEAPLLTGIIWADNYGNHSTGKAQANALINVNDPLGYGDHAIVSGAKSKGIRLLRLGYDLPLNSNGFRAAVGYTTMDYEVIDGSGRLAELAGDSHIVNAGISFPFIRGRLFNVFGGMGYEHKALRDKSSAGTLRDKRVNVVNLTLGVDYIDRWGGGGVNHLGGAVTSGDLDLSRVASDKEVDAATLNTDGHYHKFSLNASRLQRLSARFTLLGRFSAQWANGNLDSSEEFILGGPNGVRAYPVAEAQGDEGWLGSVELRYDWPRETRLGLLQLSAFIDTGRIRVHHDPGDVAIPTATGKNSYQLNGAGIGVHVSRSGSHSVRLGWAHILGHNDGRTIDGKNADGETDTSRFWLQGVVWF, from the coding sequence ATGTTGCCGCTTCCGGCTTTAGCTCAAACGCCACCCGATGCAGGTTCGCTTTTGCGCCAGCAAGAACAGCTGCAACAAAAGGCTGTTCCTCAGAAAATACCTGAAGCTGAATCGAAAGAACCCGGTAAGTCTGGCCGTGTGGAGGATGCGGGTGTTAAGGTTCAGATAAAAAGCATCCGTTTTACAGGTGCTGTGGACCTGATGCCGGAAGCGGAGTTGGACGCCGTCGTCGCGGAAACGGTTGGGCAGGCGCTTGGTTTTAGTGATCTTGAGGCGCTTGCTGACAAAGTGACGAAATGCTTGCGGGATGCCGGCTGGTTGTTGGCGCGCGCCTATCTGCCCCGCCAGGACGTCTCTGGAGGGGTGATAGAAGTCGCCATACTTCAAGGGCATTTGGCCGGCAGCCAGGGAGAAGGTGGTGGCTGGCAGATCAATCTTTCAGAAAAGAGCCGAATAAATAAAGGCACCCTTACCGCCATTGTCGAAAAAAACGCTCCATCAGGCACCTCGCCGAAGGAAAAGCAACTGGAGCGTGCCTTATTTCTGATAAACGACCTGCCAGGCATTTCGGCCCGGTCGAGACTTGCGCCGGGCAAGGAAAAGGGTGCCACTCAAATCACGGTTGATGTTGAAGAGGCGCCTCTCCTCACCGGAATAATCTGGGCGGATAACTATGGCAATCACAGTACGGGCAAAGCGCAGGCCAATGCACTGATTAATGTCAATGATCCGCTCGGCTATGGTGACCATGCCATTGTATCCGGCGCCAAAAGCAAGGGTATACGCTTGTTGCGTTTGGGATATGATCTGCCTTTAAACAGCAATGGCTTCCGTGCGGCGGTGGGCTATACCACTATGGATTATGAGGTGATCGATGGTTCCGGTCGCCTGGCGGAACTGGCGGGCGATTCACATATTGTGAATGCCGGTATCAGTTTCCCATTCATTCGCGGCCGGCTATTCAACGTTTTTGGCGGCATGGGGTACGAGCATAAAGCTCTCAGGGACAAAAGCAGTGCCGGTACGCTTCGCGACAAACGAGTGAATGTGGTCAATCTGACCCTTGGTGTGGATTACATCGATCGATGGGGTGGTGGTGGCGTAAACCATTTGGGCGGCGCTGTGACCTCCGGCGATCTGGACCTGTCGCGTGTGGCTTCGGACAAGGAAGTGGACGCGGCTACGCTCAACACCGATGGCCATTACCATAAATTCAGCCTCAATGCCTCTCGCTTACAGCGTCTGTCAGCCCGTTTCACCTTGCTGGGGCGTTTCTCGGCTCAATGGGCCAATGGTAATCTGGATTCTTCGGAAGAGTTCATTTTGGGCGGTCCCAATGGCGTGCGCGCCTATCCTGTGGCGGAAGCGCAGGGCGATGAGGGTTGGTTGGGCAGTGTTGAGCTGCGCTATGACTGGCCACGAGAAACGCGATTGGGCCTGCTGCAACTGTCCGCATTTATCGATACAGGTCGTATTCGTGTTCACCATGATCCCGGTGACGTCGCCATTCCTACGGCGACAGGTAAAAACAGCTACCAACTGAATGGCGCCGGCATTGGCGTCCATGTCAGCCGCTCCGGCAGTCACAGCGTCAGGCTGGGATGGGCGCATATACTCGGACACAATGATGGCCGCACTATAGATGGCAAAAATGCTGATGGAGAAACGGATACTAGCCGTTTCTGGCTGCAAGGCGTCGTTTGGTTTTAA